The genomic DNA AGTGGTGGGATGACCTCTGGTTAAATGAAAGTTTCGCCAACATGATGGAATATGTGGCGACGGATGCCTTAGAACCAGACTGGCATATTTGGGAAACTTTCCAAACGTCTGAAGCATCAATGGCGCTTCCACGGGATGCCACGGATGGGGTTCAGTCAGTCCACGTTCAGGTGGAAGATCCGGCCGAAATCGACTCGATTTTTGACGGGGCGATTGTCTACGCTAAGGGTGCGCGGATGTTAGTAATGGCGCGAGCCTTAGTTGGTGATGATGCCTTACGAGCAGGTTTAAAGCAGTACTTTATCAATCATAAATATGGTAATGCCAAGGGTGATGACTTGTGGAACGCCTTAGGAGATGCTTCTGGGATGCAAGTTGGCGACATCATGCATTCATGGCTGGAACAACCTGGCTATCCAGTGGTTACGGCAGCGGTTGTTGACGGTCAGTTGACCTTGTCACAACAACAGTTCTTCATCGGTGAAGGTGAAGAAGTCGGTCGTCAGTGGCAGATTCCGTTGAATAGCAACTATGAGGCGGCACCAGCGATTATGAAGGATCAGGCTGTGACGGTCGGCGATTATGCCAAATTACGTGATGCGAGTGGGCAGCCATTCCGCTTGAACGTTGGGAATAACTCCCACTTCATCGTCAAGTATGACCAAACGTTATTGGATGATATTCTAGCGCATGTTGATGACTTAACGGCCATTGACCAATTACAGTTGCTACAAGACTTACGGTTATTAGCTGAAGGTCGTCAAATCTCATACGCAGCCGTTGTGCCATTATTAAGCCGGTTTGCAGCTAGCCATTCAACGGTCGTTAACGCAGCGCTGTACCAAGTTGCGGGTAACTTACGTAAGTTTGTTACGCCAGATTCTGATGAAGAAAAGCATTTACAAACGTTATTTGACCAATTGAGTGCCGCTCAGGTTAAACGGTTAGGGTGGTTGCCACAAGCTGGTGAATCTAACGATGATCAGTTGACGCGGCCATATGTCTTGAGCGCGGCTTTGTACGCCAAGAATAGTGCGGCCGTATTGGCTGCCCATGAATTATTCGAAGGTAACCGTGATCAGTTAGCGACCTTACCAGCCGATGTACGGGTCTTCATTTTACGGAATGAAGTCAAGAACTTTGGTAGCAAGGACTTATTCGATAGTTTATTGATGGCATCACGGCAGACGGCCGATGCTAGTTACAAGGCTGATATTTGTGACGCATTGACCGCAACTACGGACCTCGAATTAATCAAACAGTTAGTTGTGAAGTTTGAAGATGCGGATACGATCAAGCCACAAGACTTGCGGGCTTGGTTCCGCGGTGTCTTGGCTAATCCAGCTGGTGAACAAGCAGCTTGGGATTGGATTCGCGACGAATGGTCATGGTTGGAAGCTACGGTTGGTGGTGACATGGAATTTACCACTTATATCACCGTCATCTCACGGGTCTTCCATACGGCTGAACGTTTAGCAGAATTCAAGGCGTTCTTTGAACCAAAGATCAACACGCCTGGTTTAACGCGTGAAATTAAGATGGATACGAAGGTCATCGCCAGTCGCGTTGCCTTAGTTGAGGATGAACGTGACGCGGTGAATGCGGCGGTTGCGGAAGTTGTAAAATAATCTAATTAATAAAGAAGCTAAGTTCGGTTGATGGTGTCAATCAAACTTAGCTTCTTTTATTGATAGCTACTATTCATTGCTGAATCATTTTTACTTCGCAATACCCAATTCGCCGCCAGTCCCCAAATTGCCGCATGACTTCACTATGAGTGACACAGGCGATACACTGGTAATGCTGATACTTATCAAAAACCGCTTGGACACGGTGGCGGATGTCAGCACTAGTTTCATAGTCCCAGGTTTGAGTTTCATTAGTTTGACCATGGTTAGCAGTATATTCATCGTAGGCGGCCATTGCTTGATGACCGCTTTTTATTTGCCAGCCTGATTTATCAGGATACCATTCATGAAGGCCTAACTCGACTTGTAATGGTCGGTTATGCCGCCGAACGATTTCGGTTGCAGTTTGCAGCGCTCGAGTATAGGGCGAGGCTAAGATGAGCTGGACCTCATTAAAAATTGGTTGTTCAGCGCAATGTTGGGCCTGCAAAACACCTTGCTTAGTGAGTGGACTTAAATCGCGTCCAAACCCGGTATATCCAGCATTGGTGACGGGGCCATAATCCGGTTCACCATGCCGAATCAAGTAAATTTTCATAATCACCGACCTCCTAATCAATCGTAATAACACGCACACCACAATAACCCACGTCTTTCTGATCGCCAAACTGCCGCATGACCTCGCCATGTGTGACGCAGGCGATGTAATCGTAAGATGCGGCATACTTATTCAAAGTTGCCAAAACTCGGGCCTTCATTTCAGCTGCCGATTCGTAGGGGAGGGGACTAGCGGTGCTGCGCTTGCCAGCGTGTTGTCGATAGAGCTTATAGGCCGTGGCCGCTTGTTCATCGGTATCAGTCCGACTCCCCGTGTCATCGGGCAGCCACTCGTGTAACCCAAGTTCGACCTTTAGTGGAATATCATTAAAACGTACGATTTCCAATGCCGTCTGTAAGGCGCGCGTGTAGGGGGACGACAGAATTAATTGGACTTGTGCAAACAACGGCTGCTGGGCACACTGTTGTGCCAACATAATACCACGGTCAGTTAAGCCGCCGAGTTCGCGACCAAAACCAGTTAGTCCAGCCGCGGTGATCTGTTGATAAGTTGGTTCGGAGTGACGAATGAGATAGACTCGCATTAAAAAGACCTCGGTTATGTTGTTTTACTTATATTATACTGGCTGGGGCCTGATTGAGGAACTTTATTATTGCCAATTATCGAATAGTTGATATAATTTAAATGGTAATTATTACCATTTAGAAGGAGGCACCCATGATGGAAAAACAAGATTTAGCAAGTGCGCGCAGGCGTCTACGGGGAACCAATTTAAAATCGCGGAAACGCGCATTGAAGATTTTACATGATGCCCGACGTAATGCCAGTAAAGCCAAATAGTGTCAGCGAACGTTAGCCAATTTGGTTAACGTTTTTTTGTTAGCTGTGCGGTATGATTAAGATACAGGAATGGGTGGAGGACATGTGGATGGAAACAACTTTGGTGATTATTCGGGGGAATTCTGGGAGTGGCAAGACGACGCTAGCGCAGGCGTTGCAACGACGCGTGGGTCATCATACGTTGCTAGTGTCCCAAGATGTCGTTCGCCGCGACATGCTGATGAGTCATGATTACCCGGGAAATATTTCAATTGGTCTGATTGAACAAATTGCGTGTTATGGGCTGGGACGTGTGCCTGTAGTCATTGTGGAAGGTATCTTAGCACGTGATCGGTATGGGGAAATGTTGGCGCGGCTTAGTCAATCGTTTCCACGCGTCCTCACTTATTATTTTGAAGTGAGCTTTGCCACGACCTTGGCGCGTCATCAAAAGCGTCATCGTGATTTTGGTGTGGAAGACATGCGTCGGTGGTGGCTTCCACATGATACGTTGGACGTTGCTAACGAAGTCTTAATTGACGAGCAACAAGATTTAACCACGGAAGTTCAACAAATTATGACTGCCATGTATGATTGTGACTAAACAACCATGAGTTGATTGGTTTGATCGTGGTTGAGGATTAAGCTGAAATCATAAAGGGGGATGAGCCAATGTTACTCGCAGCATTATTGAAAACGCGTCGTTGTCAGTATGGATTGACACAGGCACAATTAGCGTCCAAGTTATTTGTTACGACTCAGGCGGTGTCTAAGTGGGAACGCGGAAAAGCGATTCCGTCAATCGATAATTTACTGGCACTGTCGGATCTGTATAATCTATCCTTGGATGAATTAGTTCGTGGTAGTGCTTTTTTTCCAAAACCATATATTGTTGGTCGACGACTAAGCTTTGGGCGACTTCTGGGCCTCGGATTATTTTGGCTATTTGTTTGTCTATTATTTACTGGTTTTGGTTATCAGCCGTGGTGGCTCTTTTTCTCACTTTATATTGTTGGCTTGATTGTGGTCGTTCCAGTGGAAATCAATAGTTACTGGGTGATTCAGCCTGCTACCATTGAGTTGCATACGTATGCTGCATCGACATTGACGAAGTTTCGCCAAATTGTGGTTAATTGTCCACGGCGTCAACTAATCCACTATACAGATCTGCAGCGGGTTACCATCAGTTATCGGTGTCGCAAACGACTTTCACCATTTGATTTCAATCCGGATTATTTTCAATTGATTTTAAAGACTAATGCCCAAACTTATCAGCTAGAATGTGCGTTGAGGGCCAGCGACTATTTACCGCAATTTGTCAGTTATTTGCAACGACAAGGTGTGACGGTTGATGATCCTCAACAAGTTGTGGAATTGTTAGTTTCAGGAAAGTCGTTGTATCAACATTTTCATACCGAGACTTGATCTTGAGTGGTTGCAACCAACCGTTGCGGTAGTGCTTAAGTGTGCTGCAATGAATTGGTGCACCCAAATAGTCTAGTATTTTAATAGAGGAGCGGTAGGATGAAAATTGTGATTGGTACTAAAGTAAAAGAGCAACGACAACAGCATGAATGGTCTCAGCAGATGGTGGCGGAGCAGTTACACGTCTCACGGCAAACTATTTCCAAGTGGGAGTTAGGAAAAGTTATCCAGATTTAGAGTTGTTGGCAGCACTGAGCAAACTATTTGCTGTCTCAACGGATGAGTTATTAGGTTTGAGCAGAAGAGCTGTTCAGCGACCATGGTGGCAGTTGTTATTGCGTAAAAGGAGTCGAACAGATATGACGGTGAAATGGTACAGCGGGGGGCGGGATCGGGCACGTGTTGCTGTGGGCATAATTAGTGATTTAGTTGCTAATCTAAATACCACGAACGAGCAACCGTTACGACAGCTGCTGGCAACTTATTATCAGGAACTATTGGAACAGCGAACTGGTTCAGTACTGGGAGTATTCGACAGAATGAACCTAGACATCTCCAAATGTCTGCGGCAACAACAAATCAAACTATCACCATAAAATGAGCAACTAATGCAACAGCTGGTGGGGTTGAACATGATTCACTACCGGTGATTGATTTTGAAAGTAAAACGCAAATTGATTAACCACTGATTGCACAACTCACGAATCACCTAGTGCTTTTAGTATCTTTTAGTGCGTAATACCGGTAAACTAGAGTTAACAAATTCAATCAATGGAGGCCGCTCATGCGTATTACAAAAACGAGTTTGATCCTCAGTAGTTTGTCATTGATCCTTAACACGTTGTCATTGATTATGGCAATTAGCAAGTATCGGTTACAAAATCACTAATCATTAGAAATTCAAAAACACCGCTGTGACTAACGAACGCATTAGTCGTAGCGGTGTTTTTGGTTGGACATTATTAAGCTTCATAATCCGTCAAATCGGCCAAGAAGCGTTGAATCACCGCAAGTTCTGCTGGTGAGTAATGCTCATGGAGGAGCGTGATTGCTTGGTGGTTGCGGGTTGCATGCATCTTATCATGATAGCGGGCCAGCTTACGACCACTCGGCGTTAAGCGGTAAAAGATCTTTTTGTGATCATCGGGTTGCTGGAATGAGCAAATTAAGCCCTGCGTTACGAGTCGTTTGGCTGCCCGGGTCACACCACCTCGAGTGACGCCGAGGTTAGTGGCTAAGTCGATGCCCGTTTGTGGACCGGCCTCTAGTTCAGATAATAAATGTAGGCCAACGATGGAAATATCCGGCAACAGGCGGCGTAGATTGGCTTCGGTGATATGCTGCTGTAACCATTTCTGTTCACTAGTAGTAGAAGCACGCTTGGTTCGAATCGTTTTGAGTTGCGTTAGAATTGTCTGTTCCGTGGATATTGACATCGATTGATCCCCCTTAGATAATTGTGCGTCACGGCGACTGGTTCTCGTGGTGGTTAGCGCGCAATTATCAATTAATCATTAGCTTTTATTACTATTATTATACCGGTTTTAAAATTCACCGGCGAGTTTTTCTGCTGCTACCTGTGCGGCAGTAATGGCCTGTTCCCGCTGTTCTGGGAATTGGTCCAATCCTTCAATGAAGATGGTTCGGTAATCCTGAATCCCATACAGTTGCATCATCCCACGGAGGTAGGGGTCGCCTGCTTCAACCTGGTTGTGTTGATCAGGTTGGTGATAATAGCCACCCGCAGCCTGAATGTGTAAGACGTGTTTGGCGGGTAATAAGCCGACCGGACCGTTGACCGTGTACTTAAAAGTTTTACGGGCGACGGCGGTTAAGTCTAAGTATTGTTTGAGTTCGGCTGGTAGAAAGTGATTGTACATTGGGTTGACGAAGACGATCTTGTCAGCTGCTAGAAATTCATCTAGCCAGGCGGCATGCCGACTAAGTAGTTCAGCCTCCGTTGACGTAAGGTCTTCACCGTATTTTTGTTTGCGCCAAGCTTCGAAGGTGACGTCATTCAAAGCTGGCACGCCGTCCTGATAGAGGTCGCGCGTCGTAATCTCATCGTTCGGATGGGCTAGCTGATACGCAGCTTTAAAGCTCGCTGCAACGGTCAGTGAAGCACTGGGGACGGTCGTGTGTGGATGGGCATTAATCATTAATAATTTTGTCATTTTAAACAGCTCCTTAATTTTGTTGACAAGCAACATTGTAAATCGAATGTTGTTGCTTGTCAACAAAATAGGTAAAAAAAGCTCCCCACACATTCGAAAATGCGTGGGGAGCTTAAAGGATGCACGATTAATTTTGATTAACCAGTGCCACTAGCACAAAGTTGTCACGGCTTTACGGATAAATACGGTGCAACATACGCGGAAACGGAATGGTTTCGCGAACGTGATCTTGCAAGGTGATCCAAGCCAGAAAGCGTTCCAGACCCATGCCGAAACCAGAGTGCGGCACTGAACCATATTTGCGTAAATCGAGATACCACTCGTAATCCTGCAAGTCTTGACCGCTGGCTAATAACCGTTCCTTCAAGTAAGCATAATCCGTCGAACGTTCGGAACCGCCGATGATTTCGCCATACCCTTCAGGTGCTAACAGGTCAGCTGCAATGACGACATCACCGCGAGTGGGGTGGGCTTGCATGTAGAAGGCTTTGATTGCTTTGGGATAGTTCAAGACAAAGACTGGTTGATCAAAGTGTTCTGCCAAAAATGTTTCTTCTGGTGAGCCAAAGTCGACACCCCAGTCGACGTCAAAGCCGTTCGCTTGAAGTAGCGTAATGGCATCGTCGTACGAAATTCGTGGAAATGGGAGCTTGGTGTACTTTTGCAACGTCGCAACATCCCGATCCAAAACGGCGAGTTCGTGGGGACAATGGTCAATCACAGCTTGGACGAGGTAGGCTACCAATTGTTCTTGAACTTCTAGACTTTCATCTTGATGCATCCAAGCCATTTCAGGTTCGAGTTGCCAAAATTCCGTTAAATGCCGGCGGGTCTTGGATTTTTCGGCCCGAAAAGTCGGTCCAAACGTGAAGATTTTGCCGAACGCCATGGCGGCCGCTTCACCATATAACTGGCTGGATTGTGATAAGTAGGCGTCCTGACCAAAGTAATCAGTTTTGAATAATTCGGTCGTGCCTTCTGGAGCAGAACCCGTCAAAATCGGCGCGTCAATCTTAATGAAGCCACGATCGTTGAAGAACTCATAAACGGCTCGAATGACCTCGTTGCGAATTCGCATAATCGCGTTAGGACGCGATGACCGTAGCCAGAGATGGCGATGATCCAACAGGAAATCAATACCATGGTCCTTGGGCGTAATCGGGTAGTCGTGGCTGGTGCCGACCACTTCAAATTGTGAGATGGCAAGTTCGTAGCCAAAGGGCGAACGGGCATCGGCATGAATCGTGCCGGTGACCCATAGGCTAGTTTCTTGCGCGAGATCACTCAGCTGCGTAAAAGCTGGTTCACCAAGTTCATTTTTTAATGCCACCCCTTGAAAAGTCGCGGTGCCGTCACGCAATTGTAGAAAGGCAATTTTGCCGCTGGAACGCTTATTACTGAGCCACACCCCAATCTTAACTTGTTCATCGACATGGTCAGCAGCGTTGATAATACTAATGGTTTCCATGATATTGATCACTCCTTCTTATTGGATTTTAAATCGGATTAAAGTAAATGAATGTTATGTTCGGCACATTGGTCGATCATGGCTTGTGGCCACAAGGC from Lactiplantibacillus paraplantarum includes the following:
- a CDS encoding kinase, whose translation is METTLVIIRGNSGSGKTTLAQALQRRVGHHTLLVSQDVVRRDMLMSHDYPGNISIGLIEQIACYGLGRVPVVIVEGILARDRYGEMLARLSQSFPRVLTYYFEVSFATTLARHQKRHRDFGVEDMRRWWLPHDTLDVANEVLIDEQQDLTTEVQQIMTAMYDCD
- a CDS encoding putative metal homeostasis protein, with protein sequence MEKQDLASARRRLRGTNLKSRKRALKILHDARRNASKAK
- a CDS encoding helix-turn-helix domain-containing protein, with amino-acid sequence MLLAALLKTRRCQYGLTQAQLASKLFVTTQAVSKWERGKAIPSIDNLLALSDLYNLSLDELVRGSAFFPKPYIVGRRLSFGRLLGLGLFWLFVCLLFTGFGYQPWWLFFSLYIVGLIVVVPVEINSYWVIQPATIELHTYAASTLTKFRQIVVNCPRRQLIHYTDLQRVTISYRCRKRLSPFDFNPDYFQLILKTNAQTYQLECALRASDYLPQFVSYLQRQGVTVDDPQQVVELLVSGKSLYQHFHTET
- a CDS encoding helix-turn-helix transcriptional regulator, which gives rise to MKIVIGTKVKEQRQQHEWSQQMVAEQLHVSRQTISKWELGKVIQI
- a CDS encoding bacteriocin immunity protein — protein: MGVRKSYPDLELLAALSKLFAVSTDELLGLSRRAVQRPWWQLLLRKRSRTDMTVKWYSGGRDRARVAVGIISDLVANLNTTNEQPLRQLLATYYQELLEQRTGSVLGVFDRMNLDISKCLRQQQIKLSP
- a CDS encoding M1 family metallopeptidase, whose amino-acid sequence is MATTTHFYETFQPEHYDLYININRADKLISGKSTITGDAKAQEVLIHQNGLTIAGVQADGADVPFTVDNAIQGIRIELAKVGQTTLTITYSAKLTDTMMGIYPSYYEVNGVKKELIGTQFETTAARQAFPCVDEPEAKATFDLAIKYDEHDGETILSNMPEDHEADGVHYFETTVRMSTYLIAFAFGELQGKQTKTKSGVTIGVFGTKAHKANELDFALDIAKRSIEFYEDFYQTPYPLPHSWQLALPDFSAGAMENWGLVTYREAYLLLDPDNTALETKQRVATVIAHELAHQWFGDLVTMKWWDDLWLNESFANMMEYVATDALEPDWHIWETFQTSEASMALPRDATDGVQSVHVQVEDPAEIDSIFDGAIVYAKGARMLVMARALVGDDALRAGLKQYFINHKYGNAKGDDLWNALGDASGMQVGDIMHSWLEQPGYPVVTAAVVDGQLTLSQQQFFIGEGEEVGRQWQIPLNSNYEAAPAIMKDQAVTVGDYAKLRDASGQPFRLNVGNNSHFIVKYDQTLLDDILAHVDDLTAIDQLQLLQDLRLLAEGRQISYAAVVPLLSRFAASHSTVVNAALYQVAGNLRKFVTPDSDEEKHLQTLFDQLSAAQVKRLGWLPQAGESNDDQLTRPYVLSAALYAKNSAAVLAAHELFEGNRDQLATLPADVRVFILRNEVKNFGSKDLFDSLLMASRQTADASYKADICDALTATTDLELIKQLVVKFEDADTIKPQDLRAWFRGVLANPAGEQAAWDWIRDEWSWLEATVGGDMEFTTYITVISRVFHTAERLAEFKAFFEPKINTPGLTREIKMDTKVIASRVALVEDERDAVNAAVAEVVK
- a CDS encoding NAD(P)H-dependent oxidoreductase; protein product: MTKLLMINAHPHTTVPSASLTVAASFKAAYQLAHPNDEITTRDLYQDGVPALNDVTFEAWRKQKYGEDLTSTEAELLSRHAAWLDEFLAADKIVFVNPMYNHFLPAELKQYLDLTAVARKTFKYTVNGPVGLLPAKHVLHIQAAGGYYHQPDQHNQVEAGDPYLRGMMQLYGIQDYRTIFIEGLDQFPEQREQAITAAQVAAEKLAGEF
- a CDS encoding MarR family winged helix-turn-helix transcriptional regulator; translation: MSISTEQTILTQLKTIRTKRASTTSEQKWLQQHITEANLRRLLPDISIVGLHLLSELEAGPQTGIDLATNLGVTRGGVTRAAKRLVTQGLICSFQQPDDHKKIFYRLTPSGRKLARYHDKMHATRNHQAITLLHEHYSPAELAVIQRFLADLTDYEA
- the asnS gene encoding asparagine--tRNA ligase; its protein translation is METISIINAADHVDEQVKIGVWLSNKRSSGKIAFLQLRDGTATFQGVALKNELGEPAFTQLSDLAQETSLWVTGTIHADARSPFGYELAISQFEVVGTSHDYPITPKDHGIDFLLDHRHLWLRSSRPNAIMRIRNEVIRAVYEFFNDRGFIKIDAPILTGSAPEGTTELFKTDYFGQDAYLSQSSQLYGEAAAMAFGKIFTFGPTFRAEKSKTRRHLTEFWQLEPEMAWMHQDESLEVQEQLVAYLVQAVIDHCPHELAVLDRDVATLQKYTKLPFPRISYDDAITLLQANGFDVDWGVDFGSPEETFLAEHFDQPVFVLNYPKAIKAFYMQAHPTRGDVVIAADLLAPEGYGEIIGGSERSTDYAYLKERLLASGQDLQDYEWYLDLRKYGSVPHSGFGMGLERFLAWITLQDHVRETIPFPRMLHRIYP
- a CDS encoding histidine phosphatase family protein, with translation MKIYLIRHGEPDYGPVTNAGYTGFGRDLSPLTKQGVLQAQHCAEQPIFNEVQLILASPYTRALQTATEIVRRHNRPLQVELGLHEWYPDKSGWQIKSGHQAMAAYDEYTANHGQTNETQTWDYETSADIRHRVQAVFDKYQHYQCIACVTHSEVMRQFGDWRRIGYCEVKMIQQ
- a CDS encoding histidine phosphatase family protein, encoding MRVYLIRHSEPTYQQITAAGLTGFGRELGGLTDRGIMLAQQCAQQPLFAQVQLILSSPYTRALQTALEIVRFNDIPLKVELGLHEWLPDDTGSRTDTDEQAATAYKLYRQHAGKRSTASPLPYESAAEMKARVLATLNKYAASYDYIACVTHGEVMRQFGDQKDVGYCGVRVITID